GGCGGGACATCGCCGCCGCCGTGCCGATCGCCGTGCTGCCGCGCCCGGGCGAAACGCGCGCCGCGCTGGCCGGGCGGGCCGCCCATGTGCTACGGCATGCGCGGATTGCCGCGCGCCGGGCGGCAAGCCTCGCCGGCAGCCCGCCGCCGGCGTGGATCTGGCTGCCCGCGCGCGAGAATCCGTTATCAGCCACCGCGCTGCGCGCCCGTGCCCGCAAGGCCCGCGCGCCGCGCGGCATTCAAGGAGACCGGCCATAGCCCGCCCGCCGACCCGCTCGACCCCGCCCGCCGCCACACCGCGCAAGCCGGCCGCGAAGCGCAAGCCGCCGCTTCCCGCCGAAGTCGCGCCCAAGGCCCCCGGAACCCCGCGCAAGAAGGCCGCCATCGCCGGACCCGCGCCGCAAGCCGCCCGCCAGCGCCGCAGCGCGGACAAGGCGGCCGAACGGCTCGCGGAGATGGAACGGGTCATCACCGAGAGCCTCGCCGACGACAAGGCCGAGAACATCGTGACGATCGACCTCGCCAGCCGCGCCAGCTTCGCCGACCGCATGGTGGTCGCCACCGGCCTTGCCGACCGGCAGATCGCCGCGATGGCGACCCACCTGCTCGAAAAGCTCGCCGCGATCGGCGTCAAGCGCGTGCAGGTCGAGGGCGCCGGCGGGTCGGACTGGGTGCTGGTCGATGCCGGCGACATCGTCGTCCATCTCTTCAAGCCGGAAGCGCGCGAGCTCTACGCGCTCGAAAAGATGTGGAGTGCCGATCTGGACGAGCCGGTGTGACGGCTCCGGGCGCCCGGTTGCGCATCATCGCGATCGGGCGCGACTCCAAGGGGCCGGAGGCCGATCTCGTCGCCCGCTACGCCGCGCGGCTCCAGCCCCGGCCGGAGGTCGTCGCCCTGCCCGACGGCACCGGCAGCCCGGCCGAGATCAAGCGGCGCGAGGCGGACGCCATTCTCCGCCGCCTCGCCGCCGAGGATCTGGTCATCGCCCTCGACCTCGGCGGCAAGGCGCCGGACAGCGCGGCCTTCGCCGCCATGCTCGCGTCATGGCGCGAAACCTCCCGGCCGCTGGCCTTCGTCATCGGCGGCGCCGAGGGGCTGGAGCGGCGGATCATCGAGCGCGCCGACGCCGTGCTGTCGCTCGGCAACCTGACCCTGCCCCATCTCCTCGCCCGCGCGGTGCTCGCCGAACAGC
This genomic interval from Acidiphilium multivorum AIU301 contains the following:
- the rsfS gene encoding ribosome silencing factor, whose protein sequence is MAGPAPQAARQRRSADKAAERLAEMERVITESLADDKAENIVTIDLASRASFADRMVVATGLADRQIAAMATHLLEKLAAIGVKRVQVEGAGGSDWVLVDAGDIVVHLFKPEARELYALEKMWSADLDEPV
- a CDS encoding 23S rRNA (pseudouridine(1915)-N(3))-methyltransferase RlmH, with the translated sequence MTAPGARLRIIAIGRDSKGPEADLVARYAARLQPRPEVVALPDGTGSPAEIKRREADAILRRLAAEDLVIALDLGGKAPDSAAFAAMLASWRETSRPLAFVIGGAEGLERRIIERADAVLSLGNLTLPHLLARAVLAEQLYRAQCILAGHPYHRAGRP